The Armatimonadota bacterium DNA window CGAACTTGATAAGCTAGTGTTCTACTGCACCGAGAGTAAGGAGATTCGCGAATCCGATGTTCAATTGGTTGTCTCAGCCAGCCGCGAATGGAATATCTGGACGCTGATGAACGCGATCCGTGACAAGAAGATATCCGAAGCACTCAAGCAACTGCGAATCTTGATTGGTAGCAACAAGAAGCTCGAAGACACTGCAATTTCCCAACTCCTGCCCGCGTTCAGCAGGCACTTTCGACTGCTCTACCAAGCTCGGTATTGCCTTGATCACCACATCGACCCGATGCGAGTACCGGATAATGTGAGCGCTTTGATGCCCGAAAAGAACAGCTTGGCCGATCAAAAAGAGATGGTAGCGAAGCGCATTGTCGCCCAAGCGCGAACATTGCGAATGGACCAGATTACGAATTGTTTGGAAGAAGTCGCGCGCGCCGATGCACGCCTAAAAGGATGCGAACCAAGCGCGTCTAGCCTAGATACTCTAGAACAGCTGCTCTTTCGAATCTCGGTTCGAATCTGAGATACAAAAAGCCCTTGATGAATCACCAAGGGCTTTCAAATTGACTAACAGGAATTAGGCTTCGACAGCTTCTGCTTCTGGTTCGCTGGCTTCAGGAGCCTCTTCTGCGACCGGAGCGGCAGCTTCAACATCCAATTCAGGGTGAGCAGGGTCGAACACTTGAACGGTGATGTGAGCGTCCACGTCTCGGTGAAGATCAACCATAACAGCGTGCTTGCCGATTCGCTTGATTGGCTCGATGAGGCAGACATCCTTCTTTTCGACATCGACGCCAAGTTCCTTCTTGATGGCATCAGCGACATCTTGCGAGGTGATCGCACCAAACAGCTTGCCGAGATCTCGACCAACCTTTCCTTCGATCTTGATCAATTGACCATCGATCTTGGCCTTGGTTGCTTCGGCAGAAGCCTTGGTTTCGGCGAGCTTAGCTGCCATTCGCTCATTCTTTCGATCCAAGGTCTTAAGTTGACCGCGATCAGCAAAAATGGCCAGTCCCTTTGGGAACAGATAATTTCGGGCATAGCCGTCTTTGACGGTAACCACCTGACCGGTCTTGCCGAGCTTTGGCACGGTTTGGTTCAGAATGACTTTCATGGTGTTGTAAATTCCTTTTTCAGCGCCGGATACCGATTCCGATAGATGGCGCAGCTCGATTAAATATCCTTTCGACACCGATCCAACCAGTCATATCTTTATTGAGGCTGAAACTTGCCCTCAAATCCAATCTCGGTTTATTGACATCAAAAAGGTCGCCCCGAATAATCGAACCGGGCGCGAGTGAATACTTTACCCCAAGTCCAGGCTTAGATGCATACACTCCATACCGGATTTCTGTACGACTATTGGATGGGCGTCCAACTTGCGCAATCAACTTGTTACCTTCAAAGGCGTCGTAAATTCCCAAATAGAGGTTTTCGCCCTTCATTGGCAGGTTAGCTTCAAAGTCAGTGCGGAACCGACCGGGAGAGGTTTCACGAGTGACCGTGGTCTCGTACCCCATTCCCTTGCCTAGCCCGCTGCTTTGCCCGATGCCTGCGACCGAACCCAACGTCTTGTCAAATTTTTGAAGGACGCCACTGAGTTCATCGGCCAGCTTGCTCGCCTTCTCTGCGATTTCGATCGCCTTTTCGCTCAAAGTGATGCCGTTCTTGGTCATCACTTCGGCATTGTTCGCGATTCTAGTCCCGGTTTCGGTCATCGTCGCCGTATTTGCGAGAATGTCCTTCATCGGCTTTTGAAGCTCAGGATCATTCACGGTCTTCTTGAGATCGTTGATCAGTGCAGTCGAGGCCATCATGGTCGAGTTCATCTCATCCATGATCCGATTGATTTTGCCTTCCATTTCTCCGCTACTCGCGACCTTGGCGATCACAGCAGTTGCTTGAGAAAGGTCGGCCATCATCATGTTTGCCTTCAGCAACGTGCTTCGGAGTGATGCCTGGTTTTGGGTCACAACACTGCTGAGATTTGCGGCGAGGGCACCGAACTCCGCGGCGGTTTTGTTGCTGGTTACCAGGAGGTTCTGTACATCGCTCTTGAGCTTTTGGTCTTCCAGAAGAGCTTGGGTGGCCTTCAAGGTGGCCGTCAGCGCTTTGATCGTTTCGCCGCTCTCTGGTGCCATCGATTCCAGCGGGCTGGTCATCTTTCCGGGAAGAACGGAGCCAACTTCGAGCGGCTGTGCTGAAGTCGTCACTGGAGGCTTGAGCAAAATCGGTCGATCACCGATACCGATTAAGCTATTAGGAATCTCTGCGATCGTGCCTTTGGGTAGCTCGATCCCTTTTTTGATCTCGAATGAAACTACGGCCTCACTCGCTCCAGCGAGTTGCACTTTGACAACCTGCCCGACGTTAACGCCCGAAAGCATCACAGGTGCGCCAGAGACCACCCCACCCGCATCGACAAACTTCGCCGAGTAGCCATCTTTGGACTCAGCAAAAATAGATCTGCCCAGCACGGCGTAGGCTCCGAGAACACACCCGGTGAAGCCAACAACCAACGCTCCTACTTTCCACGCGCTTTGCATCTTGTCGTTTCAGACGATCCGGCAAGAGATTTCGTACGACGCAACCGCATTAAAAGGTCAAGAACGTGCTGGAAAAGACCGATAGTCCCGGTAACGGCATCAAAAAAATCCGAATGGTAGACTTCAACTGGTAGATTCGCTGGGAGTTTTGAAATCGGCAATAGTCCTATTTCGTAGAACACTCCATGAACTCTCAGTGGTCTATATGGATGGGAACCCCTTTGGGGCAGCAGGAGGCTGAATAAACTATATGTGGCAACGCTTTACAGAACGAGCTAGAAAAGTTGTTTTTTACGCCCAAGAAGAGGCGCAGAAATTCGGTGAAGGATACGTTTCGACCGAGCATCTGTTGCTGGGCCTCGTCCGAGAGTCGGACAGTGTTGCTGCACGGGTCCTCGAAAGACTTGGGGTTTCATTGAGCCGAATCCGAGCCGAAGTTGAAAAGCAGCTTCCTCGCGGTGATGCTCGCCCTTCGCAAGAGATGACGCTGACGCCTCGGGCCAAGCGAGTCATTGATCTTGCCTACGACGAAGCTCGCAATTTGAACAACAACTACATCGGCACCGAGCACTTGCTCCTCGGCCTCATCCGAGAGGGCGATGGCTTGGCAGGACGTGTTCTCGCCAAGTTGGGTGTTGAATTGGAGCGCGCTCGCCGAGAAGTCGGGTCGTTGCAAGATAACGAAGGCACCAGTAGCTCCGGTGGATCATCGAAGGGCTCTGGCTCTAGCCGGCAGTCGGCGTCGAATCAAAACCAAGTCAAGACGCAAACCCTGGACGAATTTGGCCGTGATTTGACCGAACTCGCCCGCGAAGGCAAATTGGACCCAGTCGTGGGTCGTAACTTGGAAATCGAGCGTGTGATGCAAATCCTCACGCGACGAACCAAGAACAATCCTTGCCTCATTGGCGAACCTGGTGTTGGAAAGACCGCTATCGCTGAAGGCCTTGCCTTGCGCATCGTGTCTGGTGACGTACCGAACTTGCTTGCTGACAAGCGATTGATCTCGCTGGACCTTGCTGGTCTTGTCGCAGGTACGAAGTATCGCGGCGAATTCGAAGAGCGAATGAAGAAGGTCATGGAAGAGGTGCGACGCGCCGAAGGCCAGGTGATTCTATTCATCGACGAGCTTCACACCTTGGTAGGTGCCGGCGCAGCTGAAGGCGCGATTGATGCCAGCAACATCATGAAGCCAGCTTTGGCTCGCGGTGAACTGCAATGCATCGGCGCAACAACACAAGAAGAGTTTAGGAAGTACATCGAACGCGACGCTGCGCTGGAACGACGATTCCAAGCCGTCAAGGTTCGAGAACCAAACGAAGAAGAAGCGATTGACATTCTGAAAGGACTTCGCGAGCGATACGAAGCTCACCATAACGTTGAGATCACGGACGACGCGATCAAGGCTTCGGTGACGCTCAGCATGCGCTATATCTCTGATCGAACACTGCCAGACAAGGCGATCGATTTGATTGACGAAGCTGCTAGCCGAGTTCGGTTGCAACAGAGTTTGCCGCCGGCAGAAGTCCGTCAAGACAAGGTGAAGATCGCCAAGATGCGTTCGGAATACGACCACCTTGCTCGCCGAAACAAGGCAGAGGACGAGGTCGCTATCACCAAGCTACAAACTGAAATTGATGATCTTGAAAACAGCATCATCGAGCGTGAAGAAGCTTGGGAACTGGAAGACAAGCCCGATGCAGTGGTGGGCGAAGAAGAAATCGCCAGCATTGTACAAAGCTGGACTGGCATTCCGGTTACTCGACTGGTTGAGACCGAAAGCGCGAAGCTTCTCCGAATGGAAGATGACTTGCACATGCGAATCATCGGACAGAACGACGCTGTGAGCGCGGTTAGCCGCGCAATCCGGCGCAGCCGATCCGGCCTCAAGGATCCGAAGCGACCAATGGGTAGCTTCATCTTCCTTGGCCCAACCGGTGTCGGTAAGACGGAGCTTGCAAAGGCTCTTGCTGGCTACTTGTATGAGAAGGACACCAACATGGTCCGGCTCGACATGAGCGAGTACATGGAGCGGTTTGCGGTTAGCCGACTTGTCGGAGCGCCTCCCGGCTACGTGGGATACGATGAGGGCGGTCAGCTCACCGAGCAAGTTCGCCGAAATCCTTACTGCGTGGTTCTTCTCGACGAAATCGAAAAGGCGCATCCAGAGGTCTTCAACATCCTGTTGCAAGTCTTGGAAGACGGTCACTTGACCGACAGCCAGGGCCGCCAGGTGGACTTCCGCAATACGATCATCATCATGACTTCCAACGTCGGTGTAAGGCCGATCGAACTGGATAAGGCTCTTGGATTCAAGGATCAGAAAGAAGATCCTAACAATCCAAAGGTCTATGAAGCGATGAAGAACCGCATGTTGGAAGAAATGAAGAAGCTCTTCCGCCCTGAGTTCCTCAACCGTGTGGACGAAGTGATCGTATTCGAGCACTTGCGACGCGAAGAGATTCTGCGAATTGCTGACCTCTACCTCAAGCGGGTGAATCAGCAAGCGAAGGAGATCGGCATCACCATCGAACTCGGTGAAGACGTCAAGGACCTCTTGGTCAACGACGGATATGATCCGAACATGGGCGCCCGACCATTGCGACGCGCGGTTCAGCGATATATCGAAGATCCGTTGAGCGAAGAGTTCTTGATGGGCGCATTCGCCGAAGGTGACACGATCATCGCTAGCCTCGATCCAGAAAATCCAAAGAAGGTCGTCTTCAAGAAGAAAACTGAAGGCGGAAAGAAGAAGAAGGAGCTCGTTAAGAACTAACTCTTCCCTTCTGTGAATCGAAAGAAGAGTCTGGGGCAAGTCCCAGACTCTTCTTTTTTGCCCTAAATGGCATAATGCACCATAGGATGAGCCTGAAAATCGCCATATTCCAACCAGAGCCCGATGGGCATCACTTGGTCTATGTGCGGTACATCCTCGGCCCACTGCTTGCGGCTGGCCACACGGTTACTTTGGTCACCACCGATCGAGTGATTGAGAGCGTGGCCTTCGAAATGATAAAAGAAAGATTCGAAGGTCAGTTCTCCATCGTGAAAATGGAGGATGTCCCGACACCTGAATCTGCGGGCATTCGCGAAAAGCTCAGGGGCCAGTTTGGTCGCTGGAAGGCTTATAACAAGGCTTATCTTTCGTTACCGAAGCAAGATGCAATCTTCATGGTCAACTTGGACCGTGCAGATCACGCGATGGCGGTCAAGGGCTCACCATTTGGTCCCTCTCCCTACACTGGTTTCTTGTTTGGGCGGC harbors:
- a CDS encoding MCE family protein; protein product: MQSAWKVGALVVGFTGCVLGAYAVLGRSIFAESKDGYSAKFVDAGGVVSGAPVMLSGVNVGQVVKVQLAGASEAVVSFEIKKGIELPKGTIAEIPNSLIGIGDRPILLKPPVTTSAQPLEVGSVLPGKMTSPLESMAPESGETIKALTATLKATQALLEDQKLKSDVQNLLVTSNKTAAEFGALAANLSSVVTQNQASLRSTLLKANMMMADLSQATAVIAKVASSGEMEGKINRIMDEMNSTMMASTALINDLKKTVNDPELQKPMKDILANTATMTETGTRIANNAEVMTKNGITLSEKAIEIAEKASKLADELSGVLQKFDKTLGSVAGIGQSSGLGKGMGYETTVTRETSPGRFRTDFEANLPMKGENLYLGIYDAFEGNKLIAQVGRPSNSRTEIRYGVYASKPGLGVKYSLAPGSIIRGDLFDVNKPRLDLRASFSLNKDMTGWIGVERIFNRAAPSIGIGIRR
- a CDS encoding ATP-dependent Clp protease ATP-binding subunit, coding for MWQRFTERARKVVFYAQEEAQKFGEGYVSTEHLLLGLVRESDSVAARVLERLGVSLSRIRAEVEKQLPRGDARPSQEMTLTPRAKRVIDLAYDEARNLNNNYIGTEHLLLGLIREGDGLAGRVLAKLGVELERARREVGSLQDNEGTSSSGGSSKGSGSSRQSASNQNQVKTQTLDEFGRDLTELAREGKLDPVVGRNLEIERVMQILTRRTKNNPCLIGEPGVGKTAIAEGLALRIVSGDVPNLLADKRLISLDLAGLVAGTKYRGEFEERMKKVMEEVRRAEGQVILFIDELHTLVGAGAAEGAIDASNIMKPALARGELQCIGATTQEEFRKYIERDAALERRFQAVKVREPNEEEAIDILKGLRERYEAHHNVEITDDAIKASVTLSMRYISDRTLPDKAIDLIDEAASRVRLQQSLPPAEVRQDKVKIAKMRSEYDHLARRNKAEDEVAITKLQTEIDDLENSIIEREEAWELEDKPDAVVGEEEIASIVQSWTGIPVTRLVETESAKLLRMEDDLHMRIIGQNDAVSAVSRAIRRSRSGLKDPKRPMGSFIFLGPTGVGKTELAKALAGYLYEKDTNMVRLDMSEYMERFAVSRLVGAPPGYVGYDEGGQLTEQVRRNPYCVVLLDEIEKAHPEVFNILLQVLEDGHLTDSQGRQVDFRNTIIIMTSNVGVRPIELDKALGFKDQKEDPNNPKVYEAMKNRMLEEMKKLFRPEFLNRVDEVIVFEHLRREEILRIADLYLKRVNQQAKEIGITIELGEDVKDLLVNDGYDPNMGARPLRRAVQRYIEDPLSEEFLMGAFAEGDTIIASLDPENPKKVVFKKKTEGGKKKKELVKN
- a CDS encoding 50S ribosomal protein L9, producing MKVILNQTVPKLGKTGQVVTVKDGYARNYLFPKGLAIFADRGQLKTLDRKNERMAAKLAETKASAEATKAKIDGQLIKIEGKVGRDLGKLFGAITSQDVADAIKKELGVDVEKKDVCLIEPIKRIGKHAVMVDLHRDVDAHITVQVFDPAHPELDVEAAAPVAEEAPEASEPEAEAVEA